AATTGAAGTAGATGGTAAAGATGAGTTTGTGGTTTATCTTGCACCAATAGGTAAAATTTAATAAAAATAGCAGCCTGAAATGGCTGCTATTTTACTATTACATTTATTTTTTCTTTAAAGAAGTCTTTATCTTCTTCGGTAAATACATTGGTTGGATATAAATAGATATAAGTCCATACTGTATCAATAGGGTCTATAACCATTTTTTTATCAGTTCCATTTATATAATTCACAATTTCTTTTAAAGCAGAAATTGACTCTTTATCGTCAGTATTAACTTTGAATTTCCATGTTTCAATTTTTTCACCTTTTACTTCAAGCACTTCAAGTTCAAATTTTTCCATTTGCATTCCTCCTTGGAAAGATTTCATTTTTAATTTTTTGAGAGTAATAATGTGCTAATCTTGTTGGTTCAGGGAGTTTATACCTTGTAGAAAATTTTAAAGCAAAATATCTGGCTTCATCTATTGTAATGAAATTCCCCGGTGAAACAAAAACAGGTTTTGTTTTTTCACGCGTTCTAATAACACAGCCAATTTTTTTGTCTTTTTTATCATAAATATATGAATAATCACCTTTATTATTTCCAGGTTCATCAAAGTTACCATATAATTTTGATTTTGCTATACCAATAGTCGGAATTTCTATAAAAAATGAAGCGTGAGTAGCAATTCCCATTTTTCTTGGATGAGCAATTCCATGACCGTCAAAAAAAACAATATCAGGTCTTATAGTGACTTTTTTCCATGCGTTTAAAAAGACAGGTAATTCTCTAAAAGCCAATAATCCAGGTATATATGGAAATTCAATTTCCTGATAATGATATTTTACTTCTAACTCATTGAAATTTTTATCTATTATTACTATAATTGCCAATCCAAATTCTTTATAAAACGAAAGATCGACTCCTGCAACCACATTAACTTCCTTTGACAAAGGAATTAGTGAAATTTGATTTATTAAAGATTTTTGTATATTTATGCACTTTTTATAATCTAAATCTATAAAATCATGAATATGATTATAATCCAATTTATTCACCACACTCAATTAATACAACACAATAAGCTTCTATACCTTCATTTTTGCCGCCGATTCCAAGCGAATTTCCTGATTTTCCTTTTATATTAACTTGGGAAGGTGAAATTCTCATTAATTTTGATAAAAGCTCTTTCATTTCCGTTTTATATTTGTTTATCTTTACATAAGAAGTAACAACGGTGGTATCTATATTGATTATTTTGATATTTGAAAGTTTTTCCATAGTTTTTTTTAATAGAATTTTGCTGTCTATATTTTTATATTCTTCAGTTTCAGGGAAAAGCTCTCCTATATTTTCATATCCACATGCCCCAAGTAATGCATCAATTATAGAATGAATAAGGACATCCCCATCGGAATGCCCTTTTAATCCTAAATCAGAATTTACCTCAATGCCGCCAAGATATAATTTTTTGCCTTTTTCAAAAGGATGTACATCATATCCAAAACCAACTCTGAACATTATTGTAACCTCACTGGCATAACTATATACATGTATGAATCATCGCCAACAGGTTTTATCATTGTTTGTGAGCTTTCACTTGTAATATTAAATTCAACCTCAGCGGTTGCAATATGGTCAATAGCCTCTCTTAGATATTTTGGAGAATAAGCTATTAATATATCTTCACCTTCTTTATCAACTTCTAATTCTTCAACAGCAAGACCTACATCAGGTGATTTCGCTGATAATTCCATAATACTATCTTTTATTTCTATTTTTACCTGATCATTTTTTGCAGCAATTGAAACTCTTTTTAAAACATTAAGGAATAAATCTGTTGACGCAATAACTTTTGTTTTAAATGCCTGAGGAATTATATTTATATAATCCGGGAAAGGTGCATCAACGACATTTAAGATTATTTCTACCTTATCGTCTTCTAGGAATATTAGAACCCTGGAACCATCAAAGAAAAGTTCTATGTTTTCGGTTTTTGAGCTCTTTAAAACATTTACGAGTTCTTCCATACTTTTTAGAGATAATAAAAATGATGGTGGCATATTTACTGTATCTAATGAAAGTTCAGCAAGTGCTAATCTATAACCATCTGCAGCAACAAGAGTTAAATAACCACCTTCTCTAAAGTCCCAATAAACACCATTTAAATTTTTTGAAATATTTTCAGAGCTTTTTAATGCACAAAAAATAACCTTTTCAATCATAGCTAATAATTTAGTTTTTTCAAATGTAAATATTCCTTCTTCAACTTTATTTGGTACTATTTCCGGAAAATCTTCAGGATCCATTGTTGGAACTACAAATTCAGATTTTCCAGCAATAATTTTAATGTTTTTTCCTTCAATATAGATATTAATATTTTCATAATTTAAATTTCTTATAATATCTACAAAGTTTGTAGCATCAACTACAAATTCAGGTTTTAAAGAAGTTGAATCAGTCTTTATTTCTTCAGGGGAAAATAATGTGTTGTTTTCTTCTTCGGTTTCAATAACTTCAAAATTTTCATTTTCAACAGCATCAGCTGAAACGCTTTCTTCTCCGAATAATTCATTGTCTATTTTTTCAACCTCTTCAAATAATATGTTACTTAAAACACCATGAAAAGAAGTTTGTAAATCTGTTGCGTAAAGGTGTAAATTGTTATCCTTAACAGAAAACTTAAATCCAGATAATACAGGGTTTGTTGTTTTTTTAGCCACAGCTTTTGATGCCATATCCATAAGGTTTAAGAGCTTGTTTCTTGTAACTTCTAGCTTATAAATCATTTTTATTCCTCCTCAATCTATTTTATTTGATTATTTCATATAAAAATATTTATATATTCTATTTTACAATAAATCTTCATTAAAAATCAAGTAATATATAGTATAATATATATGAGGATGTGAAATTGTGAGATTTTTAAAGATCATAACTATTGTTTTTTCTATAATTATTTCATTATCAATGGTATATGATAAATTTAACGATGAAATTAATTATAATAAAATATTTTCAGATATTGAAAAATATAAAGCAACACATAAAATTAAAGGAGGAAGAAAGATGAAAGATAGACCTGTAATACTTGGTCATAGAGGATATAGGAGTAAATATCCAGAAAACACAATTTTAGCTTATTTAAAAGCTATAGAATATGGTGGAGATGGTGTGGAGCTTGATGTTCACCTTTCTTCAGATAATGTTTTAATAATTCATCATGATGATAACTTTGAAAAGATCACAGGTGATAAAAGAAAAATTAGAGAAATGACTTCGAAAGAAATAATGAAAATAAAAATAGACGGAGAGCCAGTTCCTACGCTTGAAGAGGTTTTTGTAAAATTACCAGAATATGCATATATTAATGTTGAAATAAAAGATCCAGATGCCTCTGAGCTTGCATATAATGTTGTTAAAAGTTTTAATGCGTTTGATAGAGTTCTATTTTCTTCATTTGAAATTGAAAGTTTGAGACGTTTAAGAAATCTTGATAAAGATATAGATCTTGGACTATTAATTGAAGATAAAGAGAGAATAGAAAAAATAATGGGCTTACACAAAGAGCTTAATTTTTATTCTTTAAACCTTCCAGTTGAAGGAATTGAAATGTTGGGGTTAGATAATTTTAAAACATTAATATCAAAATATTCTGAGATTGGGTTGCATATTGTAATATGGACATTAAATGATATTAAAACATTAGAAAATTTAGATGGTTATATAGATGCTGTAATTACAGATGATATTGAAAAAATAGTGAATTATTATAAATGATTTTTATAGAAAAATCTATGGGTTATTACATGATGGGGGGGATAATATGCCTGAATTTGCAAATCCATTTTCTGGATTAAAAAAGGATAAGAAATTATCTCATGAAGAATTGGTAAGGGCTATTAGATTCATGGTTGCAGCAGAATATGAGGCAGTTCAAATGTATATGCAACTTGCAGAATCTACGGATAACAAATTGGCAAAAGAAGTTCTTATTGATATTGCCAATGAAGAAAGAGTACACGCAGGAGAATTTTTAAGGTTATTGAAAGAACTTGCACCTGATGAAGAAAAGTATTATGAAGAGGGTGCCAAAGAGGTTGAAGAGGAAATTGAAAAGTTAAAAGAATAATAAAATGGCTAATCTCGTCTGAGATTAGCCATTTTTATATGAAAAATATATGGTATAATATGTACTGTATATGGAAAATGGGAGGTGTTGGTATGAAAAGAAGATTATATTTTATTCTGGCATTATTTATTATAGTAATTACATTTAATTCATGTGGAGCTACAAATAGTGGTATATTTGCTCAACCTGATATGGAAAAGAATACTTCATATCATGATTTTAAAGGATTTGGAATTATTGATTACAAAACTTTTCCTCATGAAGCACAGGCAAAACTTGCAGCTCTTGAGGCTGCAAGGCAGGATGCATATACAAAAGCAGTGGAATATGTTTATGGGACATATATTGATTCCAGTACAACTGTAAAAGATTTCGTTATGCAAAACAAAGAAATTGAATCAAAATTATATGGTTTAATAAAAGGTGCCCAGGAAATAAATCAGGGATTTGATATGAATGAAGGAATGGCATGGGTTGTTATAAGAATATATAAAAAGGATATAGAAAATATTATTGGAAAAAGAATAAAGTACTTCTAAAAAAGGAGGAATTCTTTTGAAAATCCTGTTTTTGCATCAATTTAATAGTTACTGGGATGAAAAATTGAAAGAATTAAAAAAGGAATTCCCGGAAATAGAAATAATATTTCCTCAAAAAAATAAAGAAATATCATTAAAAAATGCTGAAGCAATAATAGGTGGATTTATAAATGAAACAGAATTAGAAATAGCAGAAAAGCTTAAAATAATTTTTGTTCCTTTTGCTGGTGTTGAACAATTACCTTTGGAAATATTAAAAGAAAAGAATATTATTGTTTCAAATGCTCATGGGAATGGGAAATATGTCGCTGAAAGAGCTGTAGCCTTAGCTTTAGCTCTTCTTGGAAAAGTTATTCCATTTCATGAAGATTTAAAAAATGGAGTATGGCATGGTTTTACAGTTGGAGAATCGATTTTTGAATCATGGCACTCAATTCAAGGAATGAAAATAGGAATACTTGGATTTGGAGAAATTGGTAAAAATATAGCCAGGTTTTTAAAACCTTTTGATACTGAAATTCATATATTAAAAAACAAAAAGATTGATTATATTCCAGAAAATGTTGATAAAGTTTATTATGATGTTGATGAAATAATTGAACAAAGCGAAATGTTGTTTTTAACTCTTCCGTTAACTGAAAAAACATTTAATATTTTGAGCAAGGAACGGATTATGAAAATGAAAGATAAGTATATAATAAATATTGGAAGAGGGAAATTAATTGATGAAGAAGGGTTATATTTATCTCTTAAAGAAGGAATTTTAAAAGGTGTAGCTTTGGATGTATGGTTTAATTATCCAACAAAAGAAAATAAAAATGTGTATCCTTCAAAATATCCTATATGGGAATTTGATAATGTTGTTTTATCTCCGCATGTAGGTGGCTATTCATTTCATGCAACAACAGCAGGTATAGATTATACTATTGAAAGTATTAAATCATATTTGAAAACAGGAAAACCATTGTCAATAGTTGATTATGAACATAAATATTAAGCTAATTGTGAGGTGATATTTTATTAAAGAGTTTATTAATATACCGGATGACATAGAAATTATAGAACTTTTCGGTACTTATAATAATAGGGTAAAATATTTAAAGAACAAATTTGATGTTGAGATTAGCTATTTAAATAATCGAATTGTTATAGTAGGAAATAAAAAAAACAATATTGAAAGGGTAAAAAGCATTTTAAAGGAAATAATAGATATAACCTCAAATGGACATTTGCTTGATTGGACAGAATTTCAATATATAACTTCATTATATGAAAATAATAAAAATACAATTCAAAAAAATGAATCTAAATCATATAAAAGTGTTGTAAATACTACAGTAAGTGGAATGAGAGTTCAGGCAAAAACACACGGACAGTCGTTATATATAAACACAATGAAAAAAAATGATATAGTCTTTTGTATAGGACCAGCCGGAACGGGGAAAACATATCTTGCAGTAGCTATGGCGGTTGAATTTTTAAAAACAGGTCAAATACAGAGAATTATATTAACAAGACCTGCAGTTGAAGCAGGTGAAAAATTAGGTTTTTTGCCAGGAACGTTATACGAAAAAGTTGATCCTTATTTAAGGCCGCTTTATGATTCGTTAATGGATTTTATGCCAGCAGATAGAATAGTTGAATATAAAGAAAAAGGAATTATAGAAGTGGTACCATTGGCATATATGAGAGGAAGAACTTTGAATAATGCATATATTATTCTTGATGAAGCGCAGAATACTACATATTATCAAATGAAAATGTTTTTGACCAGGATAGGATTTAATTCAAAAACTGTTATTACAGGAGATATTACACAAATAGATCTTGAAAACAAAAAGGATTCAGGACTTTTAGCTGTTCAAAAAATATTAAAAAATATAAATGGGATTTCATTTATAGAATTAACTGAAAATGATGTTGTTAGAAATCCATTGGTTAAAGAAATTATAAAAGCCTATGATAATTTTGAGAAAATCAAGGTGAAGAAAAATGAAAAAATTTAATAAGTTAAAAATAGTGATAATAGTACTTAATTTTTCAATATTATCTATATTTTCTGAAATATTTTTATGGAAAAATGTAACCATAGAATTTTTGTATAATTCCCTTTTGATACTTATCCCTTTCTGGTTTGGGATAATAGAGTTTTTTATGAATAAAAATAAAAAATTCAAATTACATCCTAAAAATTATTGGGCAACATTTTTAACTGTACTTGATATAGGTATAGTGTTAAATATAATAGCTTTAAAATATTATTCGGATCCGGCAATTTCACCTGTTTTTGTTACTGTAATGATAACCTTGA
This is a stretch of genomic DNA from Marinitoga piezophila KA3. It encodes these proteins:
- the nfi gene encoding endonuclease V, with amino-acid sequence MDYNHIHDFIDLDYKKCINIQKSLINQISLIPLSKEVNVVAGVDLSFYKEFGLAIIVIIDKNFNELEVKYHYQEIEFPYIPGLLAFRELPVFLNAWKKVTIRPDIVFFDGHGIAHPRKMGIATHASFFIEIPTIGIAKSKLYGNFDEPGNNKGDYSYIYDKKDKKIGCVIRTREKTKPVFVSPGNFITIDEARYFALKFSTRYKLPEPTRLAHYYSQKIKNEIFPRRNANGKI
- the ispF gene encoding 2-C-methyl-D-erythritol 2,4-cyclodiphosphate synthase, coding for MFRVGFGYDVHPFEKGKKLYLGGIEVNSDLGLKGHSDGDVLIHSIIDALLGACGYENIGELFPETEEYKNIDSKILLKKTMEKLSNIKIINIDTTVVTSYVKINKYKTEMKELLSKLMRISPSQVNIKGKSGNSLGIGGKNEGIEAYCVVLIECGE
- the dnaN gene encoding DNA polymerase III subunit beta codes for the protein MIYKLEVTRNKLLNLMDMASKAVAKKTTNPVLSGFKFSVKDNNLHLYATDLQTSFHGVLSNILFEEVEKIDNELFGEESVSADAVENENFEVIETEEENNTLFSPEEIKTDSTSLKPEFVVDATNFVDIIRNLNYENINIYIEGKNIKIIAGKSEFVVPTMDPEDFPEIVPNKVEEGIFTFEKTKLLAMIEKVIFCALKSSENISKNLNGVYWDFREGGYLTLVAADGYRLALAELSLDTVNMPPSFLLSLKSMEELVNVLKSSKTENIELFFDGSRVLIFLEDDKVEIILNVVDAPFPDYINIIPQAFKTKVIASTDLFLNVLKRVSIAAKNDQVKIEIKDSIMELSAKSPDVGLAVEELEVDKEGEDILIAYSPKYLREAIDHIATAEVEFNITSESSQTMIKPVGDDSYMYIVMPVRLQ
- a CDS encoding glycerophosphodiester phosphodiesterase family protein codes for the protein MRFLKIITIVFSIIISLSMVYDKFNDEINYNKIFSDIEKYKATHKIKGGRKMKDRPVILGHRGYRSKYPENTILAYLKAIEYGGDGVELDVHLSSDNVLIIHHDDNFEKITGDKRKIREMTSKEIMKIKIDGEPVPTLEEVFVKLPEYAYINVEIKDPDASELAYNVVKSFNAFDRVLFSSFEIESLRRLRNLDKDIDLGLLIEDKERIEKIMGLHKELNFYSLNLPVEGIEMLGLDNFKTLISKYSEIGLHIVIWTLNDIKTLENLDGYIDAVITDDIEKIVNYYK
- a CDS encoding ferritin family protein, which codes for MPEFANPFSGLKKDKKLSHEELVRAIRFMVAAEYEAVQMYMQLAESTDNKLAKEVLIDIANEERVHAGEFLRLLKELAPDEEKYYEEGAKEVEEEIEKLKE
- a CDS encoding LPP20 family lipoprotein, which produces MKRRLYFILALFIIVITFNSCGATNSGIFAQPDMEKNTSYHDFKGFGIIDYKTFPHEAQAKLAALEAARQDAYTKAVEYVYGTYIDSSTTVKDFVMQNKEIESKLYGLIKGAQEINQGFDMNEGMAWVVIRIYKKDIENIIGKRIKYF
- a CDS encoding 2-hydroxyacid dehydrogenase, whose translation is MKILFLHQFNSYWDEKLKELKKEFPEIEIIFPQKNKEISLKNAEAIIGGFINETELEIAEKLKIIFVPFAGVEQLPLEILKEKNIIVSNAHGNGKYVAERAVALALALLGKVIPFHEDLKNGVWHGFTVGESIFESWHSIQGMKIGILGFGEIGKNIARFLKPFDTEIHILKNKKIDYIPENVDKVYYDVDEIIEQSEMLFLTLPLTEKTFNILSKERIMKMKDKYIINIGRGKLIDEEGLYLSLKEGILKGVALDVWFNYPTKENKNVYPSKYPIWEFDNVVLSPHVGGYSFHATTAGIDYTIESIKSYLKTGKPLSIVDYEHKY
- a CDS encoding PhoH family protein — protein: MKEFINIPDDIEIIELFGTYNNRVKYLKNKFDVEISYLNNRIVIVGNKKNNIERVKSILKEIIDITSNGHLLDWTEFQYITSLYENNKNTIQKNESKSYKSVVNTTVSGMRVQAKTHGQSLYINTMKKNDIVFCIGPAGTGKTYLAVAMAVEFLKTGQIQRIILTRPAVEAGEKLGFLPGTLYEKVDPYLRPLYDSLMDFMPADRIVEYKEKGIIEVVPLAYMRGRTLNNAYIILDEAQNTTYYQMKMFLTRIGFNSKTVITGDITQIDLENKKDSGLLAVQKILKNINGISFIELTENDVVRNPLVKEIIKAYDNFEKIKVKKNEKI